From the genome of Leptotrichia sp. oral taxon 847:
TAACAAAAGAACTTGATAGAGGAAATAATGAGAAGGCTATATCAATATTAAAAAAATCAATTTTGGAAAATCCTGAGAAATCGGTTTTTCTAAAAATAATGTTAGGAATGATTTATATTGATATGGAAAGGAATAGTGAAGCTGAAAAAGAGTTTAATGAAGCTGTGGAATTGCAGAAAAAATATCCATTTTTTGATGAAAACGGGAAAAAACAGGATGTGAAACTGATAATCGGATTAATATATTTGGGAGCTGAAGATACAAAAAATGCGTTAAAATGTTTAAAACAAGTTAGTGATAAAGATTTTAATGAAATTCTTGACAATCAGAAAGGCTTAAAAGACTATATCTTAGGCATTTTAAATTATAAGGAAGAAAATATTGAAGAAGCTAAAAAAAATCTTTTGAAATCGTATATTTATGATGAGGACGGTCTTTCAGAAAATATTTTGGGGCAGATTTATATCGATGAAGGAAATCAAAAAGAGGCTCAAAAGTGGTTTTTAAAATCAGCAAGTAAAGGAAATTCAGGAGGCCAAGCAAATTTAGGTTTTCTTTATCAGATGCTGGGAGATAAAGAAAAAGCTTTAAAATGGATGACAAAAGCTCTTGAAACAGCGAAAAAAGAAAAAAATGCAGAGCAGGTAAAAGAGATACAGGAAATGATTAAGAGTGTTAAAAATAATTAAATTTGTTCTGATTGATATTTATAAAATTAGAAAAAATTTTAAAATCAAAAAAATTAAAAATTTTAGGGATAAATTTTAAATTCTAATATTTTTTATTTATCCCCAAATATTTTATTTCGTTTATAAAAATAAAAAATATTATGTGAGATAAAAATTTATTTTGTAGAATAAATTACAGGAAAGGAAAAATTTAGGATGAAAAAATATTTTATTTTATTGTTAATAGCTATAAATTTAGGTTTAGGAGTTCAAGGATTTTCGGCAATGGCGAAAGAGGAAAAAGAAAAACTGGAAAGTCAAATAAATAAAGCGTATGAAAAGAAAGATGCAAAAACTGAAAAAAGTTTAATTGCAAAATATTTGAATGAGTTTCCAGATGATGCTGGTTATTTAAATATGTTAGGCACTTT
Proteins encoded in this window:
- a CDS encoding tetratricopeptide repeat protein translates to MRKILIFLIILSNLTFGAQNFFANSKVLDKIEAEVTKELDRGNNEKAISILKKSILENPEKSVFLKIMLGMIYIDMERNSEAEKEFNEAVELQKKYPFFDENGKKQDVKLIIGLIYLGAEDTKNALKCLKQVSDKDFNEILDNQKGLKDYILGILNYKEENIEEAKKNLLKSYIYDEDGLSENILGQIYIDEGNQKEAQKWFLKSASKGNSGGQANLGFLYQMLGDKEKALKWMTKALETAKKEKNAEQVKEIQEMIKSVKNN